A genomic region of Paramormyrops kingsleyae isolate MSU_618 chromosome 19, PKINGS_0.4, whole genome shotgun sequence contains the following coding sequences:
- the mycn gene encoding N-myc protein yields MPTAVNKNSDLEFDSLQPCFYPDEDDFYLSGPDSAPPGEDIWKKFELLPTPPLSPSRAGIPGDAASVSSDSAPPGFGLASPLEWASELLLLPEDDIWGASDGDLFGSALESNLNSIIIQDCMWSGFSARENLERAVSEKLGKAISTAASCGQRIGRDDKAAELGAPVPECVDPGVVFPFPVNKSNSSSSSNSTSAPGTAPSAAAKRNADDTPSDSDDDDDDDDDDEDEEEEEEDEEEIDVVTVEKRRCGAGRTKAGPSGQSAARPPQELILKRGAPIHQQHNYAAPSPYAEEEDAPAPAKKAKGEPPRAGKAGGNVPPAAAPQRLRKNDSPRGSDSEDSERRRNHNILERQRRNDLRSSFLLLRDHVPELARNEKAAKVVILKKAAEYLCTLEDDERRLQLEKDRLQVRRQQLIRRLELARTR; encoded by the exons ATGCCGACGGCTGTAAATAAAAATTCCGACTTGGAGTTTGACTCCTTACAACCTTGCTTCTATCCGGATGAAGATGATTTCTATTTAAGTGGCCCCGACTCTGCTCCACCTGGAGAGGACATCTGGAAAAAATTTGAGTTGTTGCCCACGCCTCCTCTCTCCCCGAGCAGAGCCGGCATCCCTGGGGATGCGGCTTCTGTATCTAGCGACTCGGCTCCGCCGGGGTTCGGATTAGCAAGCCCTTTGGAGTGGGCGTCGGAGCTCCTTCTGCTTCCCGAAGATGATATTTGGGGGGCGTCGGACGGAGACCTGTTTGGGAGCGCTTTGGAAAGTAACCTGAACTCTATAATTATCCAAGACTGCATGTGGAGTGGATTTTCGGCCCGGGAGAACCTCGAACGAGCGGTGAGCGAGAAGCTGGGGAAAGCCATTTCCACGGCCGCCAGCTGCGGCCAGAGGATCGGCAGGGACGATAAGGCGGCGGAGCTGGGCGCTCCCGTTCCGGAGTGCGTGGATCCCGGCGTGGTTTTCCCCTTCCCCGTTAACAAAAGTAACAGCAGTAGCAGCAGCAATAGTACAAGTGCTCCCGGGACAGCACCTTCGGCGGCTGCCAAACGCAATGCTGACGACACCCCAAGCGACTCCG atgatgatgacgatgatgatgatgatgatgaagatgaggaggaggaagaggaagatgaggaggaaATCGATGTTGTGACAGTGGAGAAGAGGCGGTGCGGAGCCGGCAGGACCAAGGCGGGGCCCAGTGGCCAGAGTGCGGCCCGCCCCCCGCAGGAGCTGATCCTGAAGCGAGGCGCCCCCATCCACCAGCAGCACAACTACGCGGCGCCGTCACCCTACGCGGAGGAGGAGGATGCCCCCGCGCCGGCGAAGAAGGCCAAAGGCGAGCCCCCGCGGGCCGGCAAGGCCGGTGGCAACGTGCCTCCTGCAGCCGCCCCGCAGAGGTTGCGAAAGAACGACAGCCCACGGGGCTCCGATTCGGAGGACAGCGAGCGGCGGAGGAACCACAACATCCTGGAGCGCCAGCGGCGCAACGACCTGCGCTCCAGCTTCCTGCTGCTGCGGGACCACGTGCCGGAACTGGCCCGCAACGAGAAGGCAGCCAAGGTGGTCATCCTGAAGAAGGCCGCTGAGTACCTGTGCACCCTGGAGGATGACGAGCGTCGGCTGCAGCTGGAGAAGGACCGGCTGCAGGTTCGAAGACAGCAGCTCATCAGGAGGCTGGAGCTAGCCAGGACTCGCTGA